The Rahnella aquatilis CIP 78.65 = ATCC 33071 genomic sequence TGTTGAAGCAATCGCACCTGGTGTTATCGAACGTCAGTCGGTAGATGAACCTGTGCAGACAGGTTATAAGTCTGTTGATGCCATGATCCCAATCGGTCGTGGTCAACGTGAACTGGTTATCGGCGACCGTCAAACCGGTAAAACAGCTCTGGCGATCGATGCGATCATCAACCAGCGCGATTCCGGCATCAAATGTATCTATGTGGCTATCGGCCAGAAAGCGTCCACCATTTCTAATGTGGTTCGTAAACTGGAAGAGCACGGCGCACTGGCAAACACCATCGTTGTTGTTGCAACTGCATCAGAATCTGCTGCACTGCAATATCTGGCACCGTACTCCGGTTGCGCAATGGGTGAATACTTCCGTGACCGCGGTGAAGACGCACTGATCGTTTATGATGACCTGTCTAAACAGGCTGTTGCTTACCGTCAGATTTCCCTGCTGCTTCGTCGTCCACCAGGTCGTGAAGCTTACCCAGGCGACGTTTTCTATCTCCACTCCCGTCTGCTGGAACGTGCTGCGCGTGTTAACGCTGAGTATGTTGAAGCATTCACTAAGGGTGAAGTGAAAGGCAAAACCGGTTCCCTGACTGCGCTTCCAATTATCGAAACGCAAGCGGGCGACGTTTCCGCGTTCGTTCCGACCAACGTAATCTCGATTACTGATGGTCAGATCTTCCTGGAATCCAACCTGTTCAACGCCGGTATTCGTCCTGCGGTTAACCCGGGTATTTCGGTATCCCGTGTTGGTGGTGCTGCTCAGACTAAGATCATGAAGAAACTGTCCGGTGGTATTCGTACTGCTCTGGCACAGTATCGTGAGCTGGCTGCGTTCTCGCAGTTTGCTTCTGATCTGGATGAGGCAACCCGTAAACAGCTGAACCACGGTCAGAAAGTGACTGAGCTGCTGAAACAGAAACAATACGCTCCGATGTCAATCGTTGCGCAGTCTCTGATCATCTTCGCGGCAGAACGTGGTTATCTGGAAGACGTTGAGTTGTCCAAAGTCGGTAGCTTCGAAGCGGCACTGTTGGCTTACGCCGACCGTGAGCACGGCGAGCTTCTGCAGCAAATCAACCAAACTGGTGCGTATAACGATGAGATCGAGGGTAAATTCAAAAATATCCTCGATACCTTCAAAGCAACCCAGTCCTGGTAACACCTTGCGGCCTTGCTGCCCTGCCTCTGGCAGATAAGCAGCAGGCCGTTTGGTAATGAGGAGAAGCAGAGATGGCCGGCGGAAAAGAGATACGTAGTAAGATCAGCAGCGTGCAAAACACGCAAAAGATCACTAAAGCGATGGAAATGGTCGCCGCCTCCAAAATGCGTAAAACGCAGGATCGCATGGCGGCCAGCCGTCCTTATGCAGAAACCATTCGTGAAGTGATTGGTCACCTTGCGCTTGGGAATCTGGAATACAAGCACCCGTACCTGGATGAGCGTGAAATTAAGCGCGTCGGGTATCTGGTGGTGTCTACCGACCGTGGTCTTTGTGGTGGTCTGAACATTAACCTGTTCAAAAAACTGCTGTCAGAGATGAAAGGCTGGTCCGAAAAAGGTGTTGAAGTTGATCTCGCCCTGATCGGTTCCAAAGCAGCCTCTTTCTTCGGCTCCGTTGGGGGCAACGTTGTTGCTCAGGTGACTGGCATGGGGGATAACCCTTCTCTGTCAGAACTGATCGGGCCGGTGAAAGTGATGTTGCAGGCTTTCGACGAAGGTCGTTTAGACAAGTTATGCGTTGTTAGCAATAAATTCGTCAATACCATGTCTCAGGAACCACGCATCGTTCAGTTGTTGCCTTTGCCACCCGCGGAAGACGGCGAACTGGCGAAAAAATCCTGGGATTACCTGTATGAGCCGGACCCTAAAGCACTGCTGGATACTCTCCTGCGTCGCTATGTGGAATCCCAGGTTTATCAGGGCGTCGTAGAAAACCTGGCCAGCGAACAGGCCGCGCGAATGGTAGCGATGAAAGCCGCAACCGATAACGGCGGCAGCCTGATCAAAGAGCTGCAGTTGGTATACAACAAAGCTCGTCAGGCCAGCATCACTCAGGAACTCACCGAGATCGTCGGGGGAGCCTCCGCGGTTTAAGCTAGGTTTACGAATTACGTAGAGGATTCAAGATGGCTACTGGAAAGATTATCCAGGTAATCGGCGCCGTGGTGGACGTCGAGTTCCCTCAGGATGCAGTACCGAACGTGTACAATGCTCTTGAGGTAGAAAACGGTACCTCCAAACTGGTGCTGGAAGTTCAGCAACAGTTAGGCGGCGGCGTTGTTCGTTGTATCGCAATGGGTACCTCAGACGGCCTGCGTCGCGGTCTGAAAGTGAACAACCTGGAACACCCAATTGAAGTACCGGTAGGTAAAGCGACTCTGGGTCGTATCATGAACGTATTGGGTGAACCAATCGACATGAAAGGTGAAATCGGCGAAGAAGAACGTCGTGCTATTCACCGTGCTGCGCCTTCTTATGAAGAGCTGGCAAACTCCCAGGAATTGCTGGAAACCGGTATCAAAGTTATGGACCTGATGTGTCCGTTCGCTAAGGGCGGTAAAGTTGGTCTGTTCGGTGGTGCGGGTGTAGGTAAAACTGTGAACATGATGGAGCTGATCCGTAACATTGCGATCGAGCACTCCGGTTATTCTGTGTTTGCAGGCGTGGGTGAACGTACTCGTGAGGGTAACGACTTCTACCACGAAATGACTGATTCCAACGTTATCGACAAAGTTTCCCTGGTGTATGGCCAGATGAATGAGCCACCAGGTAACCGTCTGCGCGTTGCACTGACCGGCCTGACCATGGCGGAAAAATTCCGTGATGAAGGTCGTGACGTACTGCTGTTCGTTGACAACATTTACCGTTACACCCTGGCCGGTACCGAAGTGTCCGCACTTCTGGGCCGTATGCCATCGGCGGTAGGTTATCAGCCAACGCTGGCGGAAGAGATGGGCGCTCTGCAAGAACGTATCACCTCGACCAAAAGTGGTTCTATCACCTCCGTACAGGCCGTTTACGTTCCTGCGGATGACTTGACTGACCCATCTCCAGCGACCACCTTCGCTCACTTAGATGCGACCGTGGTTCTGAGCCGTCAGATCGCGTCACTGGGTATTTACCCGGCGGTTGACCCACTGGATTCCACCAGCCGTCAGCTGGATCCGCTGGTTGTTGGTCAGGAACACTACGATGTGGCTCGTGGCGTGCAGTCTATTCTGCAACGTTACCAGGAACTGAAAGATATCATCGCAATCCTGGGTATGGACGAGTTGTCAGAAGATGACAAACTGGTCGTATCCCGTGCGCGTAAAATTCAGCGCTTCCTGTCCCAGCCATTCTTCGTGGCCGAAGTCTTCACCGGTTCTCCGGGCAAGTTCGTATCGCTGAAAGATACCATTCGTGGTTTCAAAGGCATTATGGACGGCGACTACGATCACCTGCCGGAACAAGCGTTCTACATGGTTGGCACCATTGATGAAGCAGTGGAAAAAGCCAAGAAACTGTAACGCTAGCTTGTTGTGAGAGAGGATGACATGGCTGAAAAAGCTTACCATCTGGATGTTGTCAGTGCGGAAAAACGTATGTTTTCCGGCATGGTACAAAAAATCCAGGTGACGGGTAGCGAAGGCGAACTGGGTATTTTCCCGGGGCATGCTCCGCTGCTCACCGCCATCAAGCCTGGCATGGTGCGCATTGTTAAAGAACACGGTGAGGAAGAGTATATCTATCTTTCCGGCGGCATCCTTGAGGTGCAACCGAATGCAACGACCGTGTTGGCTGATACTGCAATCCGTGGGCAAGACCTCGACGAAGCGCGCGCGCTTGAAGCTAAGCGCAAAGCGGAAGAACACATTAGTGGTTCTCACGGCGACGTTGATTACGCTCAGGCGTCAGCGGAACTGGCTAAGGCGATCGCGAAACTTCGCGTTATCGAACTGACCAGAAAAGCGATGTAACGAAATCAGTTTAAAAGCGACCTCCGGGTCGCTTTTTTTTTGCTTTTAAAAAAGCGCATTTTCAGGGATTTTCCCAAGGTAAATTTTCGATTTTAGTGGAATACTTGGATGATTAGTGGACGCTTTACCCTCAGTTTTTTTGGTGTAGTCTATGTCGCGTTCAACCCTTGCTGGCTAAGGCTGTCGGCGGTTTTTGACGCGAAATATGTAGTAATCCGTGCACTGAACGGGTTACTTTTGTCACTCAAATTGGATTTGTCAGGTTACCTATGTCGAACAGCACACTGAGTGTGGTGATCCTTGCCGCGGGCAAGGGAACACGCATGTATTCCAACCTTCCTAAAGTTCTTCATTCCTTGGCAGGCAAGCCAATGGTTCAACACGTTATTGATGCGGCCACGCAGGTCGGGGCCAGCAACGTGCATCTGGTCTATGGACACGGTGGCGATTTACTGAAGAAAAATCTGGCGGGCAGTGATCTGAACTGGGTATTGCAGGCAGAGCAACTGGGGACCGGTCATGCGATGCAGCAGGCGGCGCCTTACTTTGCCGATGACGAAGATGTCCTGATGCTGTACGGCGATGTTCCGCTGATTTCCGTCGATACGCTGAATAATTTACTGCAAGCCAGGCCGGAAGGTGGCATTGGTTTACTGACGGTCGTGCTGGATGATCCCACCGGTTATGGCCGTATTGTTCGTGAGAACGGCATTGTCACCGGCATCATTGAGCAAAAAGATGCCAGTGAAGAGCAACTGAAAATCCGTGAAATTAACACCGGCATTCTGGTTGCCAATGGTGCGTCATTAAAACGCTGGCTTGGCCAGTTGAACAATAATAATGCGCAGGGTGAATACTATATCACTGACATTATTGCGATGGCGCACGCCGAAGGGCATGTCATCGCCACGGTTCATCCGGCGCGTAACAGTGAAGTGGATGGTGTGAATAACCGTTTGCAACTGTCCCGGCTTGAGCGCGTATACCAGAGTGAACAGGCAGAGCGTCTGTTGCTCGAAGGCGTCATGCTGATGGATCCGGCGCGGTTTGATCTGCGCGGTAAACTCTCTCACGGCATCGACGTACTGATCGACACCAATGTCATTATCGAAGGCCATGTAACACTGGGTGACCGCGTCAAAATCGGCGCGGGCTGCGTGCTGAAAAACTGCGTGATTGGTGATGACTGCGAAATCAGCCCTTACAGCGTGTTCGAAGATGCGGTGCTGGAAAGCGGCTGTACGGTCGGGCCTTTCGCCCGTCTGCGCCCCGGCGCTGAACTGGCTGAAGGCGCACATGTCGGCAATTTCGTCGAAATCAAAAAAGCGCGTCTCGGCAAAGGGTCTAAAGCTGGCCATCTCTCCTACCTTGGTGATGCTGATATAGGGGATAACGTTAATATCGGCGCGGGTACCATCACCTGTAACTACGACGGTGTAAACAAGCATAAGACCATCATCGGTAACGATGTCTTTGTGGGTTCAGATTCTCAACTGGTAGCGCCCGTCACTGTGGGGAACAACGTGACGATCGCCGCCGGTACAACGGTCACGCGCGACGTGCCGGACAACGGTTTACTGTTAAGCCGGGTGCCACAGTTACATAAACCCGACTGGCAGAAACCGGTGAAGAAAAAATAAGCTGTTCATAATAATCCCCAACTCTCTACAAGGCTCGGGGAACCGCAAGTACACCGGAAAACGGGGCTTACGGATAAATCAGGTCAGGCATCAAAAAAGGTCCCGAAAAGACCTTCAATAGGAATAAAACTGATGTGTGGAATTGTAGGCGCAGTAGCGCAACGCGATATTGCTGAAATTTTGTTGGAAGGTTTACGCCGTCTCGAATACCGCGGTTATGACTCAGCCGGTCTGGCTGTCATTGATGCTGAGGGAAAAATGGGGCGCTTGCGTCGTCTGGGTAAAGTCCAGATGCTGGCTGATGCACTGGATGAACATCCTTTGCATGGCGGCACCGGTATTGCTCATACGCGATGGGCGACCCATGGCGAACCTTCTGAAGTGAATGCTCACCCGCATGTGTCTGATTACATTGCCGTGGTGCATAACGGCATTATCGAAAACCACGAACCTCTGCGTGAATTGCTGATTGAACGCGGCTACCGTTTTGATTCTGAAACAGATACCGAAGTGATCGCGCATCTGGTGCATTGGGAACAACTTCAGGGCGGTACGCTGCTGGAAGTGGTACAGCGTGTCATCCCGCAACTGCGTGGCGCTTATGGTGCTGTGGTGATGGACAGACGTGATCCATCCGTCCTGGTCGCCGCCCGTTCCGGCAGCCCGCTGGTGATTGGCCGCGGCGTTGGGGAAAACTTCATTGCTTCCGATCAGCTGGCGCTGTTGCCTGTAACCCGTCGCTTTTTGTTCCTTGAAGAAGGCGATGTGGCTGAAATCAAACGCCGTTCGGTCAGCGTTTATGACAAAAACGGTCATGCCGTCGAGCGTGAAGAAATCGAATCTAAAGTGCAGTATGACGCCGGTGATAAAGGTGTTTACCGTCACTACATGCAAAAAGAAATCTACGAACAGCCGCTGGCAATCAAAAACACCCTGGAAGGACGTTTCAGTCATGGTGAAGTGAATCTGAGCGAACTGGGCGAAAAAGCGGACGAAATCTTATCGCGTGTTCAGCACGTGCAGATTATCGCCTGCGGCACGTCATACAATTCCGGCATGGTGGCGCGTTACTGGTTTGAGTCGCTGGCGGGCATGCCGTGCGATGTCGAGATCGCCTCAGAATTCCGCTATCGCAAATCCGCTGTTCGTCCGGGCAGCCTGATCATCACGCTTTCTCAGTCTGGTGAAACGGCAGATACGCTGGCAGCGTTGCGTTTGTCAAAAGAGCTGGGTTATCTCGGTTCGCTGGCGGTGTGTAACGTAGCCGGTTCTTCCCTGGTGCGTGAATCCGATATGGCGCTGATGACCAAAGCGGGCACCGAAATCGGTGTAGCCTCAACCAAAGCGTTCACCACACAACTGACCGTTCTGCTGATGCTGGTGGCGCGTATGGGCCGCCTGAAAGGGATGCGTCCGCAAGTTGAGCACGACATTGTTCACGCGCTTCAGGCGTTGCCTGCGCGTATCGAGCAAATGCTGTCGCTGGATAAAACCATCGAAACGCTGGCGGAAGGTTTCTCTGATAAACATCACGCCCTGTTCCTTGGCCGTGGCGATCAATACCCGATCGCAATGGAAGGTGCGCTGAAGCTGAAAGAGATTTCTTATATTCACGCGGAAGCCTATGCGGCGGGCGAGCTGAAACATGGCCCGCTGGCATTGATTGATGCGGATATGCCGGTGATCGTGGTAGCGCCAAACAACGAACTGCTGGAAAAACTGAAATCGAATATCGAAGAGGTGCGCGCCCGTGGCGGCCTGCTGTATGTCTTTGCCGATCAGGACGCGGGTTTTATCGACAGCGAAGGCATGAAGATTATTCAACTGCCACACGTTGAAGAAATTGTCGCTCCGATTTTCTACACCGTTCCGCTCCAGTTGCTGTCCTACTACGTTGCCCTGATTAAAGGCACCGACGTCGACCAGCCACGTAATCTGGCGAAATCTGTGACTGTCGAATAAGACTGTCCGGTTTTAGCTATGCGATATAGAAGCGCCTCCCGGGGCGCTTTTCTATTTCCAGAATGTTGTTGCCTGATCCCCTCTTTGCCAGTAGCCGGTCACGATTCTCTTCTCTCAGGCTTCGTAACCCGCCCCGGATAAGGTATAGTTCGCGTTTTTCTGAAGGTACCCCGCTGAATGCTGACCAACTCCTCCATTCGTCTCAACAAATACATTAGCGAGAGCGGTATCTGCTCGCGCCGTGATGCCGATCGTTACATCGAACAGGGAAATGTTTTTATCAACGGCAGGCGTGCTGCGGTGGGGGCTCAGGTGTTTGCCGGCGATGTGGTGAAAGTGAATGGTCAGCTTATCGAGCCGCGTGATGAAGAAGATCTGGTGCTCATTGCGCTGAACAAGCCTGTAGGCATTATCACGACGATGGAGGAAGGTGAGCGCGACAACATCCGTGATTTCGTTAATCACAGTAAACGCGTCTTCCCGATTGGCCGTCTGGATAAAGATTCGCAGGGTCTGATTTTACTGACCAATCATGGCGATCTGGTCAACAAAATCCTGCGTGCCGGTAACGACCACGAAAAAGAATATATTGTGACTGTCAATAAACCGATTACTGACGAGTTTATTGCCGGTATGGGCGCGGGTGTACCGATGCTCGGCACCGTGACCAAAAAATGCAAAGTGAAGAAAGAAGCACCGATGGTGTTTCGCATTACGCTGGTGCAGGGGCTTAACCGCCAGATCCGCCGCATGACTAAGCATTTTGGTTTCGAAGTCACTAAGCTTGAACGTGTGCGTATTATGAACATCAATCTGAAAGGATTACCGCTGGGTGAATGGCGTGATCTGACCGATGATGAACTGATCGAATTATTTAAGCTGATTGAAAACTCGTCGTCTGAAGACAAGCCGGCGAAAAAAGTGCAATCAAAACCTGTTCAGGCTAAAAAACCGGCTGTCACTAAAACGAAAAACAGCGAAAAACCTGACGCTAATTCCGCATCCCGTAAGCGTTTTGCCCAGCCTGGCCGTAAGAAGAAGGGGCGTTAATTTCCCCGCTTTTCATTACCCGCCGGTGTAATAACCGGCATTTTTTGCTTAAAACCCCCGCATTTTGCCCGTATAGCTTGAATTGTGACCGGTGTCATAAAACTGTCATATTACGTACATTTTACTGTCACTAAACTGTCCTATTTTCCTCCTGTGCCAAACACTTTAATTAACGTCGACATCAGTCGGGAAGTTTAAAACCACCAGGAGTGGAACATGAAATTGATGCGTAACACCGTCGCCGGTCTTGTAGCAGCGACTTTCTCCCTCACAGCAATGTCTGCTTTCGCTGCCACTAGCCTGACTGGCGCTGGCGGTACCTTCCCAGCACCTGTCTACGCTAAGTGGGCTGATGCCTACCAGAAAGCAACCGGTACTCAGGTTAACTATCAGGGCATCGGTTCTTCCGGCGGCGTAAAACAGATCATCGCCAAAACTGTTGACTTCGGCGCATCTGATGCACCGATGAAAGAAGAAGATCTGAATAAAAACGGTCTGTTCCAGTTTCCTACCGTGATCGGCGGCGTGGTTCTGGCGGTGAATATCCCGGGCATCAAATCAGGTCAGCTGACTCTGGATGGCGCAACGCTGGGTGACATTTATCTCGGTAAAATCAAAAAGTGGAACGACGCGGCGATCACTAAGCTGAACCCGGGCGTGAAACTGCCAGACACCAACATCGCGGTGGTTCGCCGTGCTGACGGTTCCGGTACTTCCTTCGTATTCACCAGCTATCTGGCGAAAGTGAACAGCGAGTGGAAAGACAAAATCGGTGCGGGTTCTACTGTGAACTGGCCAACGGGTCTCGGCGGCAAAGGCAATGACGGCGTGGCCGCATTCGTACAGCGTCTGCCAGGTTCAATCGGTTACGTAGAATATGCTTATGCTAAGCAAAACAATCTGGCTTACACCAAGCTGGTAGATGCAGACGGCAAAGCCATCAGCCCGACGGAAGAATCTTTCAGTGCAGCCGCTAAAGGCGCTGACTGGAGCAAAACTTTTGCTCAGGATCTGACCAATCAGAAAGGTGATAATGCGTGGCCAATCAGCTCCACCACCTTCATCCTGATTTATAAAGACCAGCAAGATGCAGCGAAGGGCACTGAAGTGCTGAAGTTCTTCGACTGGGCTTACAAAAACGGCAACAAACTGACGACTGATTTGGATTACGCCGCGCTGCCAGCTTCTGTTGTAGAACAGATCCGTGCAGCCTGGAAAACCAATATCAAAGACAGCAGCGGCAAAGCACTGTACTAGGAATACCCGTCATACCTGAAGCTGCACCGGCGTTAGCTGCGCTCGTTCACCCGAATCACTGACTTAAGTCAGTGATTCGGGATTCACTTGCTTGCTGCCTTGGTGCAACTCCAGTTATTTTGGGTATAGTAACTCTGCTTCATTCCCTCTCCGGCCGGGGAGGGAATTAAATCTGAATTAAAAGAGAGTGGTATGGCTGAATACAAGCCGGCTATCAAGGCACCTGGCAAAAACGGTGACATCCTCTTCGGCGCGCTGGTTAAACTGGCAGCGCTGATAGTGCTATTTATGCTGGGCGGCATTATCGTCTCGCTGTTTATTGCTTCCCTGCCGAGCATTGAAAAGTTCGGATTGTCCTTCCTGTGGACGAAAACCTGGGATGCCCCGAATCAGCAATTTGGTGCACTGGTACCGATTTACGGGACGGTGGTCACTTCCATTATTGCCTTGCTGATTGCTGTTCCCGTCAGCTTTGGTATCGCACTATTCCTCACCGAGCTGGCACCGAACTGGATGAAACGCCCGCTGGGGATTGCTATTGAACTGCTGGCGGCGATCCCCAGTATTGTTTATGGCATGTGGGGTCTGTTCGTTTTCGCCCCGCTGTTCGCGCAGTATTTCCAGACGCCATTGGGCGACGTGCTTTCCGGCATCCCGATTGTTGGCGCGCTGTTCGCCGGGCCGGGGTTCGGTATCGGTATTCTGGCAGCAGGCGTCATTCTCGCCATTATGATCATCCCGTACATCGCTTCCGTCATGCGTGATGTATTCGAGCAAACGCCGGTGATGATGAAAGAATCTGCTTACGGCATTGGCTGTACTACGTGGGAAGTGATCTGGCGCATCGTGCTGCCGTTCACCAAAAACGGGGTGATTGGCGGCGTGATGCTAGGTCTGGGACGCGCACTTGGCGAAACCATGGCGGTGACCTTCATTATCGGTAACACCTACCAGCTCGACAGCGCATCGCTGTACGCGCCGGGCAACAGTATTACCTCCGCACTGGCGAACGAATTTGCCGAAGCGGAAGCCGGTCTCCACACTTCTGCGTTGATGGAACTGGGGCTGATCCTGTTCGTCATCACCTTTATTGTTCTGGCGCTGTCGAAAGTGATGATCCTGCGTCTGGCTAAGAAAGAGGGCCGTTAAGATGACGACACTCGAAATGCAAAGTAACCCAGCATTACTGGAATCGCGTCGAAAACGTCAGGCGTGGCGCCGTCAGAAAAACCGTCTGGCACTGATGGTCTCCATGCTGACCATGGCGTTTGGCCTGTTCTGGCTGGTGTGGATCCTGTTCACCACTATCGTTAAAGGTGTTGACGGGATGTCGCTGGCGCTGTTCACAGAAAACACCCCACCACCGAATACGGCGGGCGGCGGTCTGGCGAATGCCATTGCGGGCAGCGGATTACTGATTTTATGGGCCACGGTGATTGGTACGCCACTGGGCGTGATGGCAGGGATTTATCTCGCTGA encodes the following:
- the atpA gene encoding F0F1 ATP synthase subunit alpha produces the protein MQLNSTEISELIKQRIAQFNVVSEAHNEGTIVSVSDGIIRVHGLADVMQGEMIALPGNRYAIALNLERDSVGAVVMGPYADLAEGMKVKCTGRILEVPVGRGLLGRVVNTLGAPIDGKGPVEHDGFSAVEAIAPGVIERQSVDEPVQTGYKSVDAMIPIGRGQRELVIGDRQTGKTALAIDAIINQRDSGIKCIYVAIGQKASTISNVVRKLEEHGALANTIVVVATASESAALQYLAPYSGCAMGEYFRDRGEDALIVYDDLSKQAVAYRQISLLLRRPPGREAYPGDVFYLHSRLLERAARVNAEYVEAFTKGEVKGKTGSLTALPIIETQAGDVSAFVPTNVISITDGQIFLESNLFNAGIRPAVNPGISVSRVGGAAQTKIMKKLSGGIRTALAQYRELAAFSQFASDLDEATRKQLNHGQKVTELLKQKQYAPMSIVAQSLIIFAAERGYLEDVELSKVGSFEAALLAYADREHGELLQQINQTGAYNDEIEGKFKNILDTFKATQSW
- the atpG gene encoding F0F1 ATP synthase subunit gamma, encoding MAGGKEIRSKISSVQNTQKITKAMEMVAASKMRKTQDRMAASRPYAETIREVIGHLALGNLEYKHPYLDEREIKRVGYLVVSTDRGLCGGLNINLFKKLLSEMKGWSEKGVEVDLALIGSKAASFFGSVGGNVVAQVTGMGDNPSLSELIGPVKVMLQAFDEGRLDKLCVVSNKFVNTMSQEPRIVQLLPLPPAEDGELAKKSWDYLYEPDPKALLDTLLRRYVESQVYQGVVENLASEQAARMVAMKAATDNGGSLIKELQLVYNKARQASITQELTEIVGGASAV
- the atpD gene encoding F0F1 ATP synthase subunit beta — protein: MATGKIIQVIGAVVDVEFPQDAVPNVYNALEVENGTSKLVLEVQQQLGGGVVRCIAMGTSDGLRRGLKVNNLEHPIEVPVGKATLGRIMNVLGEPIDMKGEIGEEERRAIHRAAPSYEELANSQELLETGIKVMDLMCPFAKGGKVGLFGGAGVGKTVNMMELIRNIAIEHSGYSVFAGVGERTREGNDFYHEMTDSNVIDKVSLVYGQMNEPPGNRLRVALTGLTMAEKFRDEGRDVLLFVDNIYRYTLAGTEVSALLGRMPSAVGYQPTLAEEMGALQERITSTKSGSITSVQAVYVPADDLTDPSPATTFAHLDATVVLSRQIASLGIYPAVDPLDSTSRQLDPLVVGQEHYDVARGVQSILQRYQELKDIIAILGMDELSEDDKLVVSRARKIQRFLSQPFFVAEVFTGSPGKFVSLKDTIRGFKGIMDGDYDHLPEQAFYMVGTIDEAVEKAKKL
- a CDS encoding F0F1 ATP synthase subunit epsilon, whose translation is MAEKAYHLDVVSAEKRMFSGMVQKIQVTGSEGELGIFPGHAPLLTAIKPGMVRIVKEHGEEEYIYLSGGILEVQPNATTVLADTAIRGQDLDEARALEAKRKAEEHISGSHGDVDYAQASAELAKAIAKLRVIELTRKAM
- the glmU gene encoding bifunctional UDP-N-acetylglucosamine diphosphorylase/glucosamine-1-phosphate N-acetyltransferase GlmU is translated as MSNSTLSVVILAAGKGTRMYSNLPKVLHSLAGKPMVQHVIDAATQVGASNVHLVYGHGGDLLKKNLAGSDLNWVLQAEQLGTGHAMQQAAPYFADDEDVLMLYGDVPLISVDTLNNLLQARPEGGIGLLTVVLDDPTGYGRIVRENGIVTGIIEQKDASEEQLKIREINTGILVANGASLKRWLGQLNNNNAQGEYYITDIIAMAHAEGHVIATVHPARNSEVDGVNNRLQLSRLERVYQSEQAERLLLEGVMLMDPARFDLRGKLSHGIDVLIDTNVIIEGHVTLGDRVKIGAGCVLKNCVIGDDCEISPYSVFEDAVLESGCTVGPFARLRPGAELAEGAHVGNFVEIKKARLGKGSKAGHLSYLGDADIGDNVNIGAGTITCNYDGVNKHKTIIGNDVFVGSDSQLVAPVTVGNNVTIAAGTTVTRDVPDNGLLLSRVPQLHKPDWQKPVKKK
- the glmS gene encoding glutamine--fructose-6-phosphate transaminase (isomerizing); this translates as MCGIVGAVAQRDIAEILLEGLRRLEYRGYDSAGLAVIDAEGKMGRLRRLGKVQMLADALDEHPLHGGTGIAHTRWATHGEPSEVNAHPHVSDYIAVVHNGIIENHEPLRELLIERGYRFDSETDTEVIAHLVHWEQLQGGTLLEVVQRVIPQLRGAYGAVVMDRRDPSVLVAARSGSPLVIGRGVGENFIASDQLALLPVTRRFLFLEEGDVAEIKRRSVSVYDKNGHAVEREEIESKVQYDAGDKGVYRHYMQKEIYEQPLAIKNTLEGRFSHGEVNLSELGEKADEILSRVQHVQIIACGTSYNSGMVARYWFESLAGMPCDVEIASEFRYRKSAVRPGSLIITLSQSGETADTLAALRLSKELGYLGSLAVCNVAGSSLVRESDMALMTKAGTEIGVASTKAFTTQLTVLLMLVARMGRLKGMRPQVEHDIVHALQALPARIEQMLSLDKTIETLAEGFSDKHHALFLGRGDQYPIAMEGALKLKEISYIHAEAYAAGELKHGPLALIDADMPVIVVAPNNELLEKLKSNIEEVRARGGLLYVFADQDAGFIDSEGMKIIQLPHVEEIVAPIFYTVPLQLLSYYVALIKGTDVDQPRNLAKSVTVE
- the rluF gene encoding 23S rRNA pseudouridine(2604) synthase RluF — protein: MLTNSSIRLNKYISESGICSRRDADRYIEQGNVFINGRRAAVGAQVFAGDVVKVNGQLIEPRDEEDLVLIALNKPVGIITTMEEGERDNIRDFVNHSKRVFPIGRLDKDSQGLILLTNHGDLVNKILRAGNDHEKEYIVTVNKPITDEFIAGMGAGVPMLGTVTKKCKVKKEAPMVFRITLVQGLNRQIRRMTKHFGFEVTKLERVRIMNINLKGLPLGEWRDLTDDELIELFKLIENSSSEDKPAKKVQSKPVQAKKPAVTKTKNSEKPDANSASRKRFAQPGRKKKGR
- the pstS gene encoding phosphate ABC transporter substrate-binding protein PstS, with translation MKLMRNTVAGLVAATFSLTAMSAFAATSLTGAGGTFPAPVYAKWADAYQKATGTQVNYQGIGSSGGVKQIIAKTVDFGASDAPMKEEDLNKNGLFQFPTVIGGVVLAVNIPGIKSGQLTLDGATLGDIYLGKIKKWNDAAITKLNPGVKLPDTNIAVVRRADGSGTSFVFTSYLAKVNSEWKDKIGAGSTVNWPTGLGGKGNDGVAAFVQRLPGSIGYVEYAYAKQNNLAYTKLVDADGKAISPTEESFSAAAKGADWSKTFAQDLTNQKGDNAWPISSTTFILIYKDQQDAAKGTEVLKFFDWAYKNGNKLTTDLDYAALPASVVEQIRAAWKTNIKDSSGKALY
- the pstC gene encoding phosphate ABC transporter permease PstC; this translates as MAEYKPAIKAPGKNGDILFGALVKLAALIVLFMLGGIIVSLFIASLPSIEKFGLSFLWTKTWDAPNQQFGALVPIYGTVVTSIIALLIAVPVSFGIALFLTELAPNWMKRPLGIAIELLAAIPSIVYGMWGLFVFAPLFAQYFQTPLGDVLSGIPIVGALFAGPGFGIGILAAGVILAIMIIPYIASVMRDVFEQTPVMMKESAYGIGCTTWEVIWRIVLPFTKNGVIGGVMLGLGRALGETMAVTFIIGNTYQLDSASLYAPGNSITSALANEFAEAEAGLHTSALMELGLILFVITFIVLALSKVMILRLAKKEGR